A section of the Streptococcus oriscaviae genome encodes:
- the dnaJ gene encoding molecular chaperone DnaJ, with amino-acid sequence MNNTEYYDRLGVSKSASQDEIKKAYRKLSKKYHPDINKEPGAEDKYKEVQEAYETLSDPQKRSAYDQYGPAGANGGFGGGAGGFGGFDGAGFGGFEDIFSSFFGGGGASRNPNAPRQGDDLQYRVNLKFEEAIFGVDKEVSYHREATCRTCTGTGAKQGTSPVTCGRCHGSGVINVDTQTPLGTMRRQMTCDVCHGRGKQIKDPCQTCHGTGHEKQAHTVTVKVPAGVETGQKIRLAGQGEAGFNGGPYGDLYVVIQVQASDKFEREGTTIHYKLNLNFVQAALGDTVHVPTVHGDVDLVIPEGTQTGKKFRLKGKGAPSLRGGSVGDQYVTINVVTPTNLNERQKAALKDFAAAGNIHVQPHKKGFFDKVKDAFEDL; translated from the coding sequence ATGAACAATACAGAATATTACGATCGTCTGGGCGTTTCTAAGAGCGCTTCGCAAGACGAGATTAAAAAAGCTTATCGTAAGCTTTCAAAAAAATACCATCCAGACATCAACAAGGAACCGGGTGCGGAAGATAAGTACAAGGAAGTTCAAGAGGCCTATGAAACTCTGAGTGATCCACAAAAACGTTCTGCCTATGATCAATACGGTCCAGCTGGAGCTAACGGTGGCTTCGGTGGCGGAGCAGGTGGTTTTGGTGGTTTTGACGGAGCTGGTTTTGGTGGCTTTGAGGACATCTTCTCTAGTTTCTTCGGTGGAGGCGGTGCTAGTCGCAATCCAAATGCTCCGCGTCAGGGTGATGACCTTCAATATCGTGTTAATCTCAAGTTTGAAGAGGCTATTTTTGGAGTGGATAAAGAGGTTAGCTACCATCGTGAGGCAACCTGTCGGACTTGTACGGGAACAGGAGCGAAACAAGGAACCAGTCCAGTCACCTGTGGTCGTTGCCATGGTTCAGGGGTTATCAATGTAGACACCCAAACACCGTTGGGAACTATGCGTCGCCAGATGACATGTGATGTCTGTCATGGTCGAGGCAAACAAATTAAGGATCCTTGTCAAACCTGCCACGGAACAGGTCATGAAAAACAAGCCCATACGGTAACGGTTAAAGTACCAGCTGGTGTTGAAACCGGTCAAAAAATCCGTCTTGCTGGTCAAGGAGAAGCGGGCTTTAATGGAGGCCCATATGGTGATCTCTATGTGGTCATCCAAGTTCAAGCTTCGGATAAATTTGAGCGTGAAGGTACAACGATTCACTACAAGCTCAACCTGAACTTTGTCCAAGCAGCCTTAGGAGACACTGTTCATGTGCCAACTGTTCACGGGGATGTAGACTTGGTTATCCCTGAAGGGACACAGACAGGGAAGAAATTCCGTCTGAAAGGGAAAGGGGCACCTAGCCTACGCGGTGGCAGTGTCGGCGACCAATACGTTACCATCAATGTTGTCACCCCAACCAACCTCAATGAACGTCAAAAAGCAGCCTTGAAAGATTTTGCTGCTGCAGGAAACATTCACGTTCAACCTCATAAAAAAGGATTCTTTGACAAGGTAAAGGATGCTTTTGAAGATTTGTAA
- the dnaK gene encoding molecular chaperone DnaK: MSKIIGIDLGTTNSAVAVLEGTESKIIANPEGNRTTPSVVSFKNGEIIVGDAAKRQAVTNPDTIISIKSKMGTSEKVSANGKEYTPQEISAMILQYLKGYAEDYLGEKVTKAVITVPAYFNDAQRQATKDAGKIAGLEVERIVNEPTAAALAYGLDKTDKDEKILVFDLGGGTFDVSILELGDGVFDVLATAGDNKLGGDDFDQKIIDHMVAEFKKENGIDLSADKMALQRLKDAAEKAKKDLSGVTSTQISLPFITAGAAGPLHLEMTLTRAKFDELTYDLVERTKIPVRQALSDAGLSLSEIDEVILVGGSTRIPAVVEAVKAETGKEPNKSVNPDEVVAMGAAIQGGVITGDVKDVVLLDVTPLSLGIETMGGVFTKLIDRNTTIPTSKSQVFSTAADNQPAVDIHVLQGERPMAADNKTLGRFQLTDIPAAPRGIPQIEVTFDIDKNGIVSVKAKDLGTQKEQTIVIQSNSGLTDEEIDRMMKDAEANAEADKKRKEEVDLRNDVDQAIFATEKTLKETEGKGFDAERDQAQAALDELKAAQEANNLDDMKAKLENLNEKAQALAVKLYEQAAAAQQAAADQEGAQTAGNAGDDVVDGEFTEK; encoded by the coding sequence ATGTCTAAAATCATCGGTATTGACTTAGGTACAACTAACTCAGCAGTTGCAGTTCTTGAAGGAACTGAATCAAAAATCATCGCAAACCCAGAAGGGAACCGCACAACTCCATCTGTTGTTTCTTTCAAAAATGGTGAAATCATCGTTGGTGATGCGGCAAAACGCCAAGCAGTGACTAACCCAGATACCATCATCTCTATCAAATCAAAAATGGGAACTTCTGAAAAAGTTTCAGCAAATGGTAAAGAGTACACACCACAAGAAATTTCAGCTATGATCCTTCAATACTTGAAAGGTTATGCAGAAGATTATCTTGGTGAAAAAGTAACCAAAGCCGTTATCACAGTTCCAGCTTACTTCAACGACGCCCAACGTCAAGCAACAAAAGACGCTGGTAAAATCGCTGGTCTTGAAGTAGAACGTATCGTCAACGAGCCAACTGCAGCAGCTCTTGCTTATGGTTTGGATAAGACTGACAAAGACGAGAAAATCTTGGTATTCGACCTTGGTGGTGGTACCTTCGACGTATCTATCCTTGAACTTGGTGACGGCGTCTTCGATGTACTTGCAACTGCAGGTGACAACAAGCTCGGTGGTGATGACTTTGACCAAAAGATTATCGACCACATGGTAGCAGAGTTCAAGAAAGAAAACGGCATCGACTTGTCAGCTGACAAGATGGCCCTTCAACGTTTGAAAGATGCGGCTGAAAAAGCCAAGAAAGATTTGTCAGGTGTAACCTCAACTCAAATCAGCCTGCCGTTCATCACTGCTGGTGCAGCAGGTCCACTTCACTTGGAAATGACCTTGACGCGTGCGAAATTCGACGAATTGACTTACGACCTTGTTGAACGTACAAAAATTCCTGTTCGCCAAGCCCTTTCAGATGCAGGCCTTAGCTTGTCAGAAATTGACGAAGTTATCCTCGTCGGTGGTTCAACTCGTATTCCAGCCGTTGTAGAAGCAGTCAAGGCTGAAACTGGTAAAGAGCCAAACAAATCTGTAAACCCTGACGAAGTGGTTGCTATGGGTGCGGCAATCCAAGGTGGTGTCATCACTGGTGATGTCAAAGACGTTGTTCTTCTTGATGTAACGCCATTGTCACTTGGTATCGAAACAATGGGTGGTGTATTTACAAAACTCATCGACCGCAACACTACCATCCCAACTTCTAAATCACAAGTCTTCTCAACTGCAGCAGACAACCAGCCAGCTGTTGATATCCACGTTCTTCAAGGTGAGCGTCCAATGGCAGCGGACAACAAGACTCTTGGTCGTTTCCAATTGACTGACATCCCTGCAGCACCTCGTGGTATTCCACAAATCGAAGTAACATTTGACATTGACAAGAACGGTATCGTTTCTGTAAAAGCCAAAGACCTTGGTACGCAAAAAGAACAAACCATCGTTATCCAATCTAACTCAGGTTTGACAGATGAAGAAATCGACCGCATGATGAAAGATGCAGAAGCAAACGCTGAAGCAGATAAGAAACGTAAGGAAGAAGTGGATCTTCGTAACGATGTGGACCAAGCAATCTTTGCGACTGAGAAAACTCTTAAAGAAACTGAAGGCAAAGGCTTCGACGCAGAACGCGACCAAGCCCAGGCAGCTCTTGACGAGTTGAAAGCAGCTCAAGAAGCAAACAACTTGGACGACATGAAGGCTAAACTTGAAAACCTCAACGAAAAAGCCCAAGCCCTTGCAGTGAAACTCTACGAGCAAGCCGCAGCAGCACAACAAGCAGCCGCAGACCAAGAAGGTGCCCAAACAGCTGGCAACGCAGGTGATGATGTGGTAGACGGCGAGTTTACTGAAAAGTAA
- the grpE gene encoding nucleotide exchange factor GrpE: MSEEIKNEEIVEEVEATEEVVETPEKSELDLAKERAEEFENKYLRAHAEMQNIQRRANEERQTIQRYRSQDLAKKILPSLDNLERALQVEGLTEDVKKGIEMVQESLIQALKEEGVEEVATDIFDPNLHMAVQTVPADDEHPADSIAQVFQKGYTLHERLLRPAMVVVYN; the protein is encoded by the coding sequence TTGTCAGAAGAAATCAAAAATGAAGAAATCGTAGAAGAGGTTGAGGCAACAGAAGAAGTTGTTGAAACTCCTGAAAAATCAGAACTGGATTTGGCAAAGGAGCGAGCAGAGGAATTTGAAAACAAGTACCTTCGTGCCCACGCTGAAATGCAAAATATCCAACGCCGAGCCAACGAGGAACGCCAGACCATTCAGCGTTACCGTTCGCAAGACTTGGCCAAGAAAATCTTGCCGAGCTTGGATAACTTGGAGCGTGCCCTTCAAGTCGAAGGTTTGACAGAAGATGTCAAAAAGGGCATTGAGATGGTACAGGAAAGCTTGATTCAAGCCCTTAAAGAAGAAGGAGTGGAAGAAGTCGCAACAGACATCTTTGATCCAAATCTCCACATGGCTGTCCAAACGGTTCCAGCAGATGATGAACACCCAGCAGATAGCATTGCACAGGTTTTCCAAAAAGGCTACACCTTGCATGAACGCTTGCTGAGACCAGCTATGGTGGTGGTTTACAACTAA
- the hrcA gene encoding heat-inducible transcriptional repressor HrcA — protein sequence MITQRQNDILNLIVELFTRHHEPVGSKALQEMIASSSATIRNDMAKLEQLGLLEKAHTSSGRMPSRAGFQYFVNHSLNLEHINEEDVYQVVKAFDFEAFKLEDILERASAVLADLTGYTSVILDVEPTNQQLTSFDVVRLSNHDALAVLTLDQSKPVTVQFAIPKNFLIKDLEVLKRLVDERFVGQTVLSIHYKLRTEIPQVVQRYFTTTDNVLDLMDYIFSNLFRELVFISGKVASLTYGNLATYQLLDSPQVLATELRAGLGQDQQTSITVAEHSDPALADVTVIHHRFPIPYRDMAQMSLLGPVDMDYRRQMSLINIISRVLFMKLTDYYRYLSSNHYEVN from the coding sequence ATGATCACCCAACGTCAAAATGATATTTTGAACCTGATTGTTGAATTGTTTACGCGCCATCATGAGCCAGTTGGTTCTAAGGCCTTGCAGGAGATGATTGCTTCTAGTTCTGCCACTATTCGCAATGATATGGCCAAGCTGGAACAATTGGGTTTGCTAGAAAAAGCCCATACATCAAGTGGGCGGATGCCCAGTCGGGCTGGTTTTCAGTACTTTGTCAATCACTCGCTCAACTTGGAACACATCAATGAAGAAGATGTTTATCAGGTAGTCAAAGCCTTTGACTTTGAAGCCTTCAAACTAGAGGACATTTTGGAACGTGCAAGTGCAGTCTTGGCAGATTTGACAGGCTATACATCAGTCATCTTAGATGTGGAGCCGACTAATCAACAGTTAACATCCTTTGATGTCGTGCGTTTGAGCAATCACGATGCCCTAGCAGTTTTGACTTTGGATCAATCCAAGCCTGTCACGGTTCAGTTTGCGATTCCAAAGAACTTTTTGATTAAGGACTTGGAAGTGCTTAAGCGTCTGGTTGATGAACGCTTCGTTGGACAGACAGTCTTGTCTATCCACTACAAGCTGCGGACAGAGATTCCTCAGGTGGTGCAGCGCTACTTTACCACAACAGATAATGTCTTGGATTTGATGGACTACATTTTTTCCAATCTCTTCCGAGAATTGGTCTTTATCAGCGGAAAAGTCGCCTCGCTTACTTATGGCAATCTCGCCACCTATCAGCTCTTGGATAGTCCGCAAGTTTTGGCAACAGAGCTACGGGCAGGTTTGGGACAAGACCAGCAGACCAGTATCACAGTGGCAGAACACAGCGATCCGGCTCTTGCAGATGTAACGGTCATCCATCATCGTTTTCCAATCCCCTATCGGGATATGGCCCAGATGAGTTTACTTGGCCCTGTTGATATGGACTACCGTAGGCAGATGAGTTTGATCAACATTATCAGCCGCGTCTTATTTATGAAATTAACCGATTACTATCGTTATCTGAGCAGTAATCATTATGAGGTCAATTAA